One window of the Pieris brassicae chromosome 2, ilPieBrab1.1, whole genome shotgun sequence genome contains the following:
- the LOC123720176 gene encoding 5'-3' exoribonuclease 2 homolog, translating to MGVPAFFRWLSRKYPSVIVECIEQRPVDVDGQLVYVDSSLPNPNGLEFDNLYLDMNGIIHPCTHPEDKPPPKDEDEMMVAIFECIDRLFRIVRPRKVLYMAIDGVAPRAKMNQQRSRRFRASKETQEKIEEVARIRSELEVKGAYLPPERPKEAHFDSNCITPGTPFMDRLSKCLHYYIHDRLNSDPGWKGIKVILSDANVPGEGEHKIMDYIRRQRAQPDHDPNTQHVLCGADADLIMLGLATHEPNFTIIREEFKPNKPRPCDVCGQLGHEMKECTGSSPDAALVRSDPAFGNQDSFIFVRLNVLREYLEKELQMPNLPFPYDFERALDDWVFMCFFVGNDFLPHLPSLEIREGAVDRLVNLYKKCVYKTKGWITDSGDVNLDRVQVIMDELGRVEDEIFKRRHQNEVSFKAREKAKKQQKINFQLLEDTQFAPTALGGGPKTVQNARQEAAEIRRAGMQAVANREEEESGRSRKRSATQAGLDNDDDKHDEVRLWEEGFKERYYESKFEVDKNNLEFRYRVALQYVRGLCWVLRYYYQGCASWKWYFPYHYAPFASDFVNISGLSTKFEKGTKPFRPLEQLMGVFPAASSQHVPQPWAKLMSDPSSPIIDFYPIDFKIDLNGKKFAWQGVALLPFVDEARLFKALEPYYEDLSQAEIKRNIRGHDRLYVSTGNQSYEFLLGLYQAAGAELKKLIESDQRYPYRSEGVRGDVLLSADDVIIGGQLSSPVVGLSPVLDNRVLCVRYQDPDYPEEFIFPARRLRGATEPPRVLKPGDLSQQENRNWRPQIGMVRSHTVANLEMAGHRMLGHHLPRDNTYSSVPPPQHNRSQSFGPRRGGYVPHQEFNNQGYGRSGYQSNRGNQDRSGNQERFGNQEKSGNQDRFGNQERSGNQGRFGNQERSANQGRFGNQERFGNQERFGHQDRSNSQNRYGNNQGYSSHQNPRFINSNQGYSSKNQNQRGGNQNQGGWRPHGPNRYQGNSSWR from the exons ATGGGAGTTCCAGCATTCTTTCGATGGCTTAGCCGCAAATATCCCAGTGTTATTGTCGAATGTATTGAACAGAGG ccaGTCGATGTAGATGGCCAGTTAGTGTATGTGGACTCATCACTTCCAAACCCTAATGGTTTGGAGTTTGACAATCTTTACTTGGATATGAATGGTATTATTCATCCTTGTACCCATCCTGAAGATAAGCCTCCCCCTAAAGATGAAGATGAGATGATGGTAGCAATTTTTGAATGTATTGACCGCCTTTTTCGTATTGTACGACCTAGGAAGGTTTTGTACATGGCTATTGATGGTGTT gCACCAAGGGCTAAAATGAACCAGCAAAGATCCCGTCGGTTCAGAGCCTCAAAGGAAACTCAAGAAAAAATTGAAGAAGTGGCACGCATTCGCTCGGAGCTGGAAGTTAAGGGTGCATATCTACCTCCTGAAAGGCCCAAAGAGGCCCATTTTGACTCAAATTGTATCACACCAGGGACCCCATTCATGGACAGACTCAGCAaatgtttacattattatattcatgacag GTTAAACAGTGACCCAGGATGGAAAGGGatcaaagttattttatcgGATGCTAATGTCCCAGGTGAAGGGGAACACAAAATTATGGACTACATTCGTAGGCAGCGAG CTCAACCAGACCATGATCCAAACACACAGCATGTGTTATGTGGCGCTGATGCTGATCTCATTATGTTGGGACTGGCAACACATGAACCTAATTTTACCATCATAAGGGAAGAGTTTAAACCCAATAAACCTAGGCCTTGTGATGTATGTGGACAACTTG GCCATGAAATGAAAGAATGCACTGGCAGTAGTCCCGATGCCGCGTTAGTGAGGTCTGACCCAGCATTTGGAAATCAAGACAGCTTTATATTTGTGAGGCTGAATGTTCTTAGAGAATATTTAGAaaag GAATTACAAATGCCAAACTTGCCTTTTCCATATGACTTTGAGCGAGCTTTAGATGACTGggtttttatgtgtttcttcGTGGGAAACGACTTTTTACCGCATTTACCCAGCCTTGAGATACGAGAAGGGGCGGTAGATCGACTCGTCAACTTGTATAAGAAGTGCGTTTACAAAACTAAG GGCTGGATAACAGACTCGGGTGATGTGAACCTAGACAGAGTTCAAGTTATAATGGACGAGCTGGGACGTGTCGAAGACGAGATCTTCAAACGCCGGCATCAAAATGAAGTTAGCTTCAAAGCCCGCGAAAAGGCCAAAAAACAACAGAAAATTAACTTTCAATTGCTTGAGGACACGCAATTTGCACCTACG GCTCTAGGGGGTGGCCCCAAAACGGTACAAAATGCGCGACAAGAAGCCGCTGAGATCCGTCGAGCTGGAATGCAAGCCGTTGCCAAT AGAGAAGAGGAAGAGTCGGGCAGGTCGCGGAAGCGCAGCGCCACCCAGGCCGGTCTCGATAATGACGATGACAAACACGATGAAGTTCGGCTCTGGGAAGAAGGCTTCAAGGAGAGATACTATGAGAGCAAGTTTGAGGTGGACAAGAATAACTTGGAGTTTAG GTACCGCGTAGCGCTTCAATACGTCCGCGGCCTCTGTTGGGTGCTTCGCTACTACTACCAGGGCTGCGCTTCGTGGAAGTGGTATTTTCCGTACCATTATGCCCCTTTCGCTTCGGACTTTGTTAATATTAGCGGACTTAGCACCAAATTCGAGAAGGGAACGAAGCct TTCCGGCCCCTAGAGCAGCTAATGGGCGTGTTCCCAGCTGCCAGTTCACAACACGTGCCTCAGCCGTGGGCCAAGCTCATGAGCGATCCG TCGTCACCTATAATAGACTTCTACCCGATCGATTTCAAAATAGACTTAAACGGGAAGAAGTTCGCGTGGCAAGGAGTAGCCTTACTGCCGTTCGTGGACGAGGCGAGACTCTTCAAGGCTCTGGAGCCCTATTACGAGGATCTGTCGCAGGCTGAAA TTAAAAGGAACATTCGAGGTCACGACCGCCTATACGTATCGACGGGGAACCAAAGCTATGAGTTTTTGCTGGGTTTGTACCAGGCGGCTGGGGCGGAGTTGAAAAAGCTTATAGAGAGCGATCAGCGCTATCCTTATAGAAGTGAGGGTGTGCGTGGTGATGTACTGCTGAGTGCTGATGATGTCATTATTGGCGG ACAACTATCGTCTCCCGTGGTGGGCCTTTCCCCTGTCCTGGATAACCGGGTGTTATGCGTCCGATACCAAGACCCAGATTACCCGGAGGAGTTCATCTTTCCTGCTCGCCGTCTCCGGGGTGCCACGGAACCCCCAAGGGTACTCAAACCAGGGGATCTCTCGCAGCAGGAGAATCGCAATTGGAGACCGCAAATTG GTATGGTTAGGTCACACACAGTGGCCAATCTGGAGATGGCTGGACATAGGATGCTGGGACATCATCTGCCCAGAGATAACACCTACTCCTCAGTACCTCCTCCACAGCATA ATCGCTCGCAATCGTTTGGACCACGTCGCGGAGGTTATGTACCACACCAGGAGTTTAACAACCAAGGATATGGTCGATCTGGTTACCAATCTAATAGGGGTAACCAAGACAGGTCCGGCAACCAAGAGAGGTTCGGTAATCAAGAGAAGTCCGGTAATCAAGATAGGTTCGGTAATCAAGAGAGGTCGGGCAATCAAGGGAGGTTCGGCAATCAAGAGAGGTCGGCCAATCAAGGGAGGTTCGGCAATCAAGAGAGGTTTGGTAATCAAGAAAGATTTGGTCACCAAGACAGGTCCAATAGTCAAAATCGGTACGGCAACAACCAAGGTTACTCAAGCCATCAAAACCCGAGGTTTATTAACAGTAACCAGGGGTATTCCTCGAAAAACCAGAATCAAAGAGGTGGAAACCAGAATCAGGGAGGTTGGAGACCTCACGGACCCAATCGGTATCAAGGAAATTCTAGTTGGCGTTGA